A region of Pseudarthrobacter sp. NIBRBAC000502770 DNA encodes the following proteins:
- a CDS encoding sulfurtransferase, whose product MPYPVEQNEKFAAYAHPERLVSTDWLAAAISSGAVANGDLIVVESDEDVLLYETGHIPGAVKIDWHTDLNDEVSRDYVDGAAFAELAASKGISRDSTVVIYGDKSNWWAAYALWVFTLFGHQDVRLLDGGRDKWVAEGRELTKDRPAPAPGNYPVVERNDAPIRAFKDDVLAHLGNGPLIDVRSPEEYTGQRTHMPAYPEEGALRGGHIPTAASIPWARAAAGDGTFRSREELAAIYLGEAGLAEGDDVVAYCRIGERSSHTWFALKYLLGFETVRNYDGSWTEWGNAVRVPIVKGAERGSVPVAVGA is encoded by the coding sequence ATGCCATACCCGGTTGAACAGAATGAGAAGTTCGCAGCCTACGCCCACCCGGAGCGGCTCGTTTCCACCGACTGGCTCGCGGCCGCCATCAGCAGCGGCGCAGTGGCCAACGGCGACCTCATCGTGGTCGAATCCGACGAAGACGTTCTCCTGTACGAAACCGGCCACATTCCAGGCGCGGTGAAGATCGACTGGCACACGGACCTGAACGACGAAGTTTCCCGGGACTATGTGGACGGCGCGGCCTTCGCCGAACTCGCGGCGTCGAAAGGTATTTCCCGCGACAGCACCGTGGTGATCTACGGCGACAAGTCCAACTGGTGGGCCGCCTACGCCCTCTGGGTCTTCACCCTGTTCGGCCACCAGGACGTCAGGCTGCTGGACGGCGGCCGCGACAAGTGGGTTGCCGAAGGCCGCGAACTGACCAAGGACCGGCCTGCTCCGGCTCCCGGAAACTACCCCGTGGTGGAGCGCAACGACGCCCCGATCCGCGCCTTCAAGGACGACGTCCTGGCACACCTGGGCAACGGCCCGCTGATCGATGTCCGCTCCCCCGAGGAATACACCGGACAGCGCACCCACATGCCGGCCTACCCGGAGGAGGGCGCCCTGCGTGGCGGCCACATCCCGACGGCAGCGTCCATCCCCTGGGCCCGCGCGGCCGCCGGGGATGGCACCTTCCGCAGCCGGGAAGAGCTGGCCGCCATCTACCTGGGCGAGGCCGGCCTGGCCGAGGGCGACGACGTGGTGGCCTACTGCCGCATCGGCGAGAGGTCCAGCCACACCTGGTTCGCCCTGAAGTACCTCCTGGGCTTCGAGACCGTCCGCAACTATGACGGATCGTGGACCGAGTGGGGGAACGCCGTCCGTGTGCCGATCGTGAAGGGCGCCGAGCGGGGTTCCGTTCCGGTCGCCGTCGGAGCCTGA
- a CDS encoding benzoate/H(+) symporter BenE family transporter, which yields MPKSPAPATSAGPGLVRTDSRPVIAGIVTALVGFTSSFAVVLAGLTAVGANPAQAASGLLAVTLTVGLGVLFLSWRSRVPVTLAWSTPGAALLAASGVPDGGWPAAVGGFLGAGLLLALTGLVPALGRLMARIPPSLAQAMLAGVLLQLCLAPFKALGSVPLFVAPVILCWLLMMKFAPRWAVPAALLVALGVIGVSLASAGTPVAPATLVPALAWTMPTFSVQAMAGIAVPLFVVTMASQNIPGVAVLRSFGYETPWRPAMVVTGAGTLAGAPFGGHAINLAALSAALAAGEEAGADRSRRWIAGFTSGAAYLVLAAFSAALVSLVSKAPAGMLEAVAGLALLGTLASAASAALADAEDRIAPAVTFLMAASGLVFGGIGSAFWALLAGLVVRLVLQPRPGGRAGRKSA from the coding sequence ATGCCCAAGTCCCCCGCACCCGCAACATCCGCCGGTCCCGGACTGGTCCGGACCGATTCCAGGCCGGTCATCGCCGGGATCGTCACCGCATTGGTCGGATTCACCTCATCGTTCGCTGTTGTCCTGGCCGGCCTCACGGCGGTGGGTGCCAATCCCGCCCAGGCGGCGTCCGGCCTGCTGGCGGTGACGCTCACTGTTGGCCTCGGCGTACTCTTCCTCTCGTGGCGTTCCCGGGTCCCGGTAACCCTGGCCTGGTCCACACCGGGCGCAGCGCTGCTTGCTGCATCGGGAGTGCCCGACGGCGGGTGGCCGGCCGCCGTCGGAGGCTTCCTTGGGGCGGGGCTGCTGCTGGCGCTGACCGGCCTGGTGCCTGCGCTCGGCAGGCTGATGGCCCGCATCCCGCCATCCCTGGCCCAGGCCATGCTGGCCGGTGTCCTGCTTCAGCTCTGCCTGGCACCGTTTAAGGCCCTTGGTTCGGTGCCCCTCTTCGTGGCACCGGTGATCCTGTGCTGGCTGCTGATGATGAAGTTCGCCCCGCGGTGGGCGGTGCCCGCCGCCCTACTGGTGGCATTGGGCGTCATCGGAGTGTCGCTGGCGTCGGCAGGAACGCCCGTTGCACCTGCCACTTTGGTCCCGGCCCTGGCGTGGACCATGCCCACATTCAGCGTGCAGGCCATGGCCGGAATCGCAGTACCGCTGTTCGTGGTGACCATGGCCTCCCAAAACATTCCAGGGGTGGCCGTCCTCAGGTCCTTTGGCTACGAAACACCGTGGCGGCCGGCCATGGTCGTTACCGGGGCAGGGACCCTCGCCGGTGCACCCTTCGGCGGCCACGCCATCAATCTCGCCGCACTCAGCGCCGCCCTTGCGGCCGGGGAGGAAGCGGGCGCGGACCGCAGCCGCAGATGGATCGCGGGCTTCACGTCCGGCGCGGCGTACCTGGTGCTGGCAGCCTTCTCGGCGGCCCTGGTATCGCTGGTCAGCAAGGCACCGGCCGGGATGCTTGAAGCCGTTGCCGGGCTGGCACTGCTGGGAACCCTGGCCTCGGCCGCCTCGGCGGCGCTGGCGGACGCCGAGGACCGGATTGCCCCCGCCGTCACGTTCCTGATGGCCGCCTCCGGCCTGGTATTCGGCGGGATCGGATCGGCCTTTTGGGCGCTCCTGGCGGGCCTGGTGGTCCGGCTGGTGCTGCAACCCCGGCCTGGTGGCCGGGCCGGCAGGAAGTCCGCCTAG
- a CDS encoding cytochrome: MTDPLLAHATEYGRMYARSTSEQFSVPSITTVISQQPHGLDGWFGYMGASSLANDPLLSDCLGSPAKIKQAINRAAKAAESYRDDAARRGDRVHNYCEQVALRALGRPHAMKEAREALAANGEEAFAVRFDEWWELFRVEPIAPEITVWNDSVGYAGTLDLVARINGRICLIDYKTKGTTRDGQVKPLDDKVVMQLVAGMKAEESLVDPEAGTWEPWKYGEDPVLLAVAIGETEVRPVRANPEVLKHHWWKFCALRRVWELSADTLSAGTALLPIAPPPLARTA; the protein is encoded by the coding sequence ATGACTGATCCGCTTCTCGCCCACGCCACCGAATACGGCCGGATGTACGCACGGTCAACGTCTGAGCAGTTCTCGGTGCCTTCCATCACCACGGTAATCAGCCAGCAGCCGCATGGGCTCGACGGCTGGTTCGGCTACATGGGCGCCAGCAGCCTGGCCAACGATCCGCTGCTGTCCGACTGCCTGGGGAGCCCTGCCAAGATCAAGCAGGCCATCAACCGTGCAGCCAAAGCCGCCGAATCCTACCGGGATGACGCCGCACGCCGCGGAGACCGTGTCCACAACTACTGCGAACAGGTGGCACTAAGGGCACTGGGCCGCCCCCATGCCATGAAGGAAGCCCGCGAGGCGCTGGCCGCCAACGGTGAGGAAGCCTTCGCTGTTCGGTTCGACGAGTGGTGGGAGCTCTTCCGCGTGGAGCCCATCGCTCCGGAAATCACGGTCTGGAACGACTCAGTGGGATACGCCGGCACACTTGACCTCGTGGCCAGGATCAACGGGCGCATCTGCCTGATCGACTACAAGACCAAGGGAACAACGCGGGACGGGCAGGTCAAGCCGCTGGATGACAAAGTGGTCATGCAGCTGGTGGCCGGCATGAAGGCGGAAGAGAGCCTCGTGGACCCGGAAGCGGGGACCTGGGAACCCTGGAAGTACGGCGAGGACCCGGTCCTGCTGGCCGTGGCCATCGGCGAGACGGAAGTCCGCCCGGTCCGCGCCAACCCGGAAGTCCTTAAGCACCACTGGTGGAAGTTCTGCGCCCTGCGCCGCGTCTGGGAGCTCTCCGCAGACACCCTCAGCGCCGGCACCGCGCTGTTGCCCATCGCGCCTCCACCCCTGGCCCGCACCGCCTAA
- a CDS encoding antitoxin, with protein sequence MGLIDDLKGKAQGLIRGNEQAIKDGITKAGDFVDTKTGGKYAGHVDKIQDGASKLVDQNGTPGHAPATEQVPPAAPGNPVPPVDRAP encoded by the coding sequence GTGGGTTTGATTGACGATCTAAAGGGCAAGGCTCAGGGTCTCATCCGCGGCAACGAGCAGGCTATCAAGGACGGCATCACCAAGGCCGGCGATTTCGTCGACACCAAGACCGGCGGCAAGTACGCAGGCCACGTCGACAAGATCCAGGATGGCGCTTCCAAGCTTGTTGACCAGAACGGCACCCCGGGGCACGCACCTGCCACCGAGCAGGTTCCCCCGGCAGCTCCTGGTAATCCGGTTCCGCCGGTAGACAGGGCTCCGTAA
- the zapE gene encoding cell division protein ZapE, which translates to MVQIEQLAARTPAVSVDELLKGFYPSPRFGKVSFSSYRPDPKQPSQAAAVRALEGFADGVGSGNGGGLFKKLFGKKDESRAGIYLDGGFGVGKTHLLASLWHASPGPKAFGTFVEYTNLVGALSFRKTVDALSSYQLVCIDEFELDDPGDTVLMSRLMRELADAGVKLAATSNTLPGSLGDGRFAAVDFQREIQVLADQFDVIRIDGEDFRHRGLPAAPAPLKNSELNAHMKAEFDGKTVAQDEFSTLIHHLAGVHPSRYRQLVDGIDGVVWRNVETITEQAVALRFVVLADRLYDKDVPILASGVPFDQLFTEEMMAGGYMKKYFRAVSRLTALAREGQNHEPS; encoded by the coding sequence TTGGTACAGATCGAACAGCTTGCCGCCCGCACTCCGGCAGTTTCGGTGGATGAACTCCTCAAGGGCTTCTACCCGTCGCCCCGGTTCGGAAAGGTTTCCTTTTCCAGCTACCGCCCGGACCCCAAGCAGCCCAGCCAGGCCGCCGCCGTGCGTGCCCTTGAGGGATTTGCCGACGGCGTGGGGTCAGGTAACGGGGGCGGCCTGTTCAAGAAGCTGTTCGGCAAGAAGGACGAATCCAGGGCGGGAATCTACCTGGACGGCGGTTTTGGTGTGGGCAAGACCCACCTGCTGGCGTCCCTCTGGCACGCATCACCGGGACCCAAGGCCTTCGGTACATTCGTCGAGTACACCAACCTGGTGGGTGCCCTCTCCTTCCGCAAAACCGTCGATGCCCTGAGCAGCTACCAGCTGGTGTGCATCGACGAATTCGAACTGGACGATCCGGGCGACACCGTCCTGATGTCCCGGCTCATGCGTGAACTGGCAGACGCCGGCGTCAAGCTTGCCGCCACGTCCAACACGCTGCCCGGTTCCCTGGGCGACGGCCGCTTCGCCGCCGTGGACTTCCAGCGTGAGATCCAGGTCCTGGCGGACCAGTTCGACGTCATCCGCATCGACGGCGAGGACTTCCGGCACCGCGGCCTCCCTGCCGCACCGGCACCGTTGAAGAACAGCGAACTCAATGCGCACATGAAGGCGGAGTTCGACGGGAAGACGGTGGCCCAGGACGAGTTCTCCACCCTCATCCACCACCTGGCCGGCGTCCACCCCAGCCGCTACCGCCAACTGGTCGACGGCATCGACGGCGTGGTGTGGCGCAACGTGGAGACCATCACGGAGCAGGCCGTGGCACTGCGGTTCGTTGTCCTTGCCGACCGGCTCTACGACAAGGACGTGCCCATCCTGGCCAGCGGCGTCCCCTTCGATCAGCTGTTCACGGAGGAAATGATGGCCGGCGGGTACATGAAGAAGTACTTCCGCGCCGTGTCCCGCCTGACCGCCCTGGCCCGCGAAGGCCAGAACCACGAGCCTTCCTAG